A genomic segment from Salvia splendens isolate huo1 chromosome 13, SspV2, whole genome shotgun sequence encodes:
- the LOC121762570 gene encoding histone-lysine N-methyltransferase ATXR7-like isoform X1, whose amino-acid sequence MSSEFNSNGDSAQVSGIHDAAAAFVSGWMYVNQNGQMCGPYIQQQLYEGISSGFLPGELPIYPIVNGNLLNAVPLSYFNQFPDHVATGFVYLNAKESTNDAHGSIPSNSDADESFPLTGDDESSWLFEDGEGKRQGPHSLNELYSWRQYGYMRDSVMVYHTENKFKPLNLASLLNTWRKVRIRAVTTYDDNGEGTGLALNLVSEISDEVCSQLHSGIMKTARKVLLDEIVMSIVSDSLAMKRTQKNPKIVPVIESVKSVSLDGRVLDTHMPKKNEWQPENPAEKDHAIWDEVEVEHTVDSEICYGGDTMKPPPSMKSIGSFENFCAAHTVVSRTLFYSCLEVMWNAICYDPVADYTSSWRRKRRWYDPGYVARQRFHKEFSQPIEKLPADSLVHKQDSSSSEVDCPPGFGPERISADIEAKSPSVSQHSEREESSNKILSSHNTSYDEMGAILEYAMNDLHSSSKLSLEHHFEILVDEEVKKVIDFPQNGPINDVILLKPCPLSHTYVHVRTYNRLCAHQFFRKKTFSWCFVLFFLDMYVLCNHILICITKSWQVAFCSSPTWSDDHLGSAQSKKHPLHQTVALSHEVIMENVPKVAFQKLLIHSDDPTNIEVDELCPCLSEEDRVINGPLDISRVQFLNLPVHLENASNVAVSDELQPPKSEELTEHCALSPISQVNASKVDEHTRRTSLQVALMISRLRIYDSVMRTWRPSYSNDFIEKAITVACSLRSHELGNNGSADCMDIEKSYGAGRFSEATLLTGKYVYSRRSKLGCKKSEPFFKALIKGEDRHPKLAPTKSKKSRTHKKVVQAAQVDTIVPNLEKKASKPDTTVPHLEKKGSKPDTTASVRRVKGSARHIRRQASDIVISPLQDLSGKKTENPSLSTKDHYNLEQITSASKVPKSNKLSKLKRKSLNNHSQHSRPGKVQKLANGTPKEAMPKQVDGHQTKRIKTRTLRPCPQSDGCARTSINGWEWRKWASEASPAERAHVRGNHIRSLYISSECNGNHSSSVKGLSARTNRAKLRNLLAAAEGADLLKATQLKARKKRLCFQRSKIHDWGLVALEPIEAEDFVIEYVGELIRRSISDIRERQYEKMGIGSSYLFRLDDGYVVDATKRGGIARFINHSCEPNCYTKVISVEGQKKIFIYSKRHITTGEELTYNYKFPLEEKKIPCNCGSKRCYLFDVKACLTCLIYHCSQGAVAH is encoded by the exons ATGAGTAGCGAATTCAATTCGAATGGTGACAGCGCCCAAGTTTCGGGAATTCACGATGCTGCCGCCGCATTTGTGAGCGGGTGGATGTATGTGAATCAAAACGGGCAGATGTGTGGCCCTTATATTCAGCAACAGTTATACGAGGGTATAAGTTCTGGTTTCTTACCAGGGGAGCTCCCCATTTATCCGATTGTCAATGGGAATCTCCTCAATGCAGTGCCCCTCAGCTACTTTAACCAATTCCCCGACCACGTTGCCACTGGTTTTGTTTACTTGAATGCGAAGGAGTCTACGAATGATGCCCACGGCTCCATCCCGAGCAACAGTGATGCAGATGAAAGCTTTCCTTTG ACAGGAGATGATGAGTCTTCTTGGCTGTTTGAGGATGGTGAGGGTAAAAGACAGGGACCACACTCGCTTAATGAGCTTTATTCCTGGCGTCAGTATGGATATATGCGCGATTCTGTGATG GTGTATCATactgaaaataaatttaaaccCTTGAATTTGGCATCACTGCTGAACACCtggagaaaagttaggattAGAGCTGTCACCACGTATGATGATAATGGTGAAGGAACTGGCTTAGCACTGAACTTGGTGTCTGAGATTTCTGATGAAGTTTGTTCACAGCTTCACTCAGGAATTATGAAAACAGCCCGCAAAGTCTTACTTGATGAGATAGTTATGTCCATAGTTTCTGATTCTCTTGCCATGAAGAGAACTCAGAAGAATCCTAAGATTGTACCAGTCATTGAATCTGTGAAATCTGTTTCTTTAGATGGAAGAGTGTTAGATACTCACATGCCAAAGAAAAATGAGTGGCAGCCTGAAAACCCTGCCGAGAAGGACCATGCCATTTGGGATGAAGTAGAAGTAGAGCATACTGTTGATAGTGAAATATGTTATGGTGGTGACACCATGAAACCTCCTCCTAGCATGAAATCAATTGGAAGTTTCGAAAACTTTTGTGCTGCACATACAGTTGTTAGCAGGACGCTTTTTTATTCTTGCTTGGAAGTCATGTGGAATGCCATCTGTTATGATCCTGTAGCTGACTATACATCTTCTTGGCGAAGGAAAAGGCGCTGGTATGATCCTGGTTATGTTGCTAGACAACGCTTTCACAAAGAATTCTCCCAGCCAATTGAGAAGCTACCAGCTGACTCT CTAGTACACAAACAGGACTCCTCTAGCTCTGAGGTAGATTGCCCTCCAGGTTTTGGACCAGAAAGAATTTCCGCGGATATAGAAGCAAAATCACCATCAGTTTCTCAGCATTCTGAAAGAGAGGAATCGTCTAATAAGATACTGTCAAGCCATAATACTTCTTATGATGAAATGGGAGCCATCTTGGAATACGCAATGAATGATCTTCACTCTTCCTCAAAGTTGTCATTAGAACATCACTTTGAAATACTTGTGGATGAGGAAGTGAAAAAAGTAATTGATTTTCCTCAAAATGGTCCAATTAATGATGTAATTTTATTGAAGCCCTGTCCTCTGAGTCACACATACGTGCATGTGCGCACATACAATCGTCTGTGCGCCCACCAATTCTTTAGAAAAAAAACATTCTCATGGTGCTTTGTTTTGTTCTTTCTTGATATGTATGTACTATGTAATCATATTTTAATCTGTATAACCAAATCCTGGCAGGTTGCTTTCTGCTCGTCACCTACATGGTCAGATGACCACCTGGGTTCAGCTCAAAGTAAAAAGCATCCATTGCATCAAACTGTTGCTCTCAGTCATGAGGTTATCATGGAAAATGTGCCTAAGGTTGCATTTCAGAAACTGCTTATACATTCAGATGATCCGACTAATATTGAAGTAGATGAATTGTGCCCATGTCTATCTGAAGAAGATAGAGTAATAAATGGTCCACTAGACATTTCCAGGGTGCAATTTCTGAATTTGCCTGTACATCTCGAAAATGCTAGCAATGTAGCAGTTAGTGATGAATTGCAGCCTCCTAAATCTGAGGAATTGACTGAACATTGTGCTTTATCACCAATTTCTCAAGTAAATGCGTCAAAAGTAGACGAGCACACAAGGAGAACCTCTTTGCAGGTAGCACTGATGATAAGCCGGTTGAGAATATATGACTCTGTCATGAGAACATGGAGACCTTCATATTCTAATGATTTCATTGAAAAAGCTATAACAGTGGCATGTTCTTTGAGGAGTCATGAATTAGGAAACAAT GGATCTGCAGATTGCATGGATATAGAAAAATCTTATGGTGCTGGGAGATTCTCTGAAGCAACTTTACTAACCGGAAAATATGTATATTCTCGGAGGAGTAAATTGGGTTGTAAAAAGTCAGAACCATTTTTCAAGGCTCTGATTAAGGGAGAAGATCGTCATCCAAAACTAGCACCGACAAAATCAAAGAAAAGTCGCACACATAAAAAAGTAGTTCAGGCTGCACAAGTTGACACTATTGTTCCCAATTTAGAGAAAAAGGCCTCAAAACCTGACACTACTGTTCCTCATTTAGAGAAAAAGGGCTCAAAACCTGACACTACTGCTAGTGTACGTCGGGTAAAGGGATCAGCCCGTCATATTCGCAGACAGGCGTCCGATATAGTTATTTCTCCGCTTCAAG ATCTTTCAGGCAAGAAGACAGAGAATCCATCCCTTTCTACTAAGGACCACTATAACCTTGAGCAGATTACAAGTGCCTCAAAAGTACCAAAAT CAAATAAGCTCTCAAAACTTAAAAGGAAGAGTCTGAATAATCATTCACAACATTCTCGACCTGGTAAGGTCCAGAAACTAGCAAATGGCACTCCAAAAGAAGCCATGCCTAAACAAGTTGACGGGCACCAGACTAAGAGAATTAAGACTAGGACGCTGAGACCTTGTCCACAGTCTGATGGCTGTGCACGGACATCCATAAATGGGTGGGAATGGCGTAAATGGGCTTCTGAGGCTAGTCCAGCTGAAAGGGCTCATGTAAGAGGAAATCATATCCGTTCTCTCTATATTAGTTCTGAATGTAATGGAAATCATTCATCCAGTGTTAAGGGACTTTCTGCAAGAACAAACAGGGCCAAGTTGCGTAACCTTCTTGCTGCTGCAGAGGGTGCTGATCTTCTTAAAGCAACACAATTGAAG GCGAGGAAGAAACGGTTATGTTTCCAACGAAGTAAGATACATGACTGGGGTCTTGTTGCACTGGAGCCAATTGAGGCAGAGGACTTTGTTATTGAATATGTTGGAGAACTTATTCGCCGTAGT ATATCTGACATACGAGAGCGCCAATATGAAAAGATGGGAATTGGGAGCAGTTATCTTTTCAGATTAGATGACGGATATGTG GTTGATGCCACCAAACGTGGAGGGATTGCTAGATTTATAAACCATTCTTGTGAG CCTAATTGCTATACAAAGGTCATAAGTGTGGAGGGGCAGAAAAAGATCTTTATATACTCAAAGCGTCATATCACTACTGGCGAAGAACTCACATACAATTACAAGTTTCCATTAGAGGAGAAAAAGATACCTTGCAACTGTGGTTCTAAAAG GTGCTACTTATTTGATGTGAAGGCATGTTTGACCTGTTTAATTTATCATTGTTCTCAAG GTGCCGTGGCTCATTGA
- the LOC121762570 gene encoding histone-lysine N-methyltransferase ATXR7-like isoform X3 translates to MSSEFNSNGDSAQVSGIHDAAAAFVSGWMYVNQNGQMCGPYIQQQLYEGISSGFLPGELPIYPIVNGNLLNAVPLSYFNQFPDHVATGFVYLNAKESTNDAHGSIPSNSDADESFPLTGDDESSWLFEDGEGKRQGPHSLNELYSWRQYGYMRDSVMVYHTENKFKPLNLASLLNTWRKVRIRAVTTYDDNGEGTGLALNLVSEISDEVCSQLHSGIMKTARKVLLDEIVMSIVSDSLAMKRTQKNPKIVPVIESVKSVSLDGRVLDTHMPKKNEWQPENPAEKDHAIWDEVEVEHTVDSEICYGGDTMKPPPSMKSIGSFENFCAAHTVVSRTLFYSCLEVMWNAICYDPVADYTSSWRRKRRWYDPGYVARQRFHKEFSQPIEKLPADSDSSSSEVDCPPGFGPERISADIEAKSPSVSQHSEREESSNKILSSHNTSYDEMGAILEYAMNDLHSSSKLSLEHHFEILVDEEVKKVIDFPQNGPINDVILLKPCPLSHTYVHVRTYNRLCAHQFFRKKTFSWCFVLFFLDMYVLCNHILICITKSWQVAFCSSPTWSDDHLGSAQSKKHPLHQTVALSHEVIMENVPKVAFQKLLIHSDDPTNIEVDELCPCLSEEDRVINGPLDISRVQFLNLPVHLENASNVAVSDELQPPKSEELTEHCALSPISQVNASKVDEHTRRTSLQVALMISRLRIYDSVMRTWRPSYSNDFIEKAITVACSLRSHELGNNGSADCMDIEKSYGAGRFSEATLLTGKYVYSRRSKLGCKKSEPFFKALIKGEDRHPKLAPTKSKKSRTHKKVVQAAQVDTIVPNLEKKASKPDTTVPHLEKKGSKPDTTASVRRVKGSARHIRRQASDIVISPLQDLSGKKTENPSLSTKDHYNLEQITSASKVPKSNKLSKLKRKSLNNHSQHSRPGKVQKLANGTPKEAMPKQVDGHQTKRIKTRTLRPCPQSDGCARTSINGWEWRKWASEASPAERAHVRGNHIRSLYISSECNGNHSSSVKGLSARTNRAKLRNLLAAAEGADLLKATQLKARKKRLCFQRSKIHDWGLVALEPIEAEDFVIEYVGELIRRSISDIRERQYEKMGIGSSYLFRLDDGYVVDATKRGGIARFINHSCEPNCYTKVISVEGQKKIFIYSKRHITTGEELTYNYKFPLEEKKIPCNCGSKRCYLFDVKACLTCLIYHCSQGAVAH, encoded by the exons ATGAGTAGCGAATTCAATTCGAATGGTGACAGCGCCCAAGTTTCGGGAATTCACGATGCTGCCGCCGCATTTGTGAGCGGGTGGATGTATGTGAATCAAAACGGGCAGATGTGTGGCCCTTATATTCAGCAACAGTTATACGAGGGTATAAGTTCTGGTTTCTTACCAGGGGAGCTCCCCATTTATCCGATTGTCAATGGGAATCTCCTCAATGCAGTGCCCCTCAGCTACTTTAACCAATTCCCCGACCACGTTGCCACTGGTTTTGTTTACTTGAATGCGAAGGAGTCTACGAATGATGCCCACGGCTCCATCCCGAGCAACAGTGATGCAGATGAAAGCTTTCCTTTG ACAGGAGATGATGAGTCTTCTTGGCTGTTTGAGGATGGTGAGGGTAAAAGACAGGGACCACACTCGCTTAATGAGCTTTATTCCTGGCGTCAGTATGGATATATGCGCGATTCTGTGATG GTGTATCATactgaaaataaatttaaaccCTTGAATTTGGCATCACTGCTGAACACCtggagaaaagttaggattAGAGCTGTCACCACGTATGATGATAATGGTGAAGGAACTGGCTTAGCACTGAACTTGGTGTCTGAGATTTCTGATGAAGTTTGTTCACAGCTTCACTCAGGAATTATGAAAACAGCCCGCAAAGTCTTACTTGATGAGATAGTTATGTCCATAGTTTCTGATTCTCTTGCCATGAAGAGAACTCAGAAGAATCCTAAGATTGTACCAGTCATTGAATCTGTGAAATCTGTTTCTTTAGATGGAAGAGTGTTAGATACTCACATGCCAAAGAAAAATGAGTGGCAGCCTGAAAACCCTGCCGAGAAGGACCATGCCATTTGGGATGAAGTAGAAGTAGAGCATACTGTTGATAGTGAAATATGTTATGGTGGTGACACCATGAAACCTCCTCCTAGCATGAAATCAATTGGAAGTTTCGAAAACTTTTGTGCTGCACATACAGTTGTTAGCAGGACGCTTTTTTATTCTTGCTTGGAAGTCATGTGGAATGCCATCTGTTATGATCCTGTAGCTGACTATACATCTTCTTGGCGAAGGAAAAGGCGCTGGTATGATCCTGGTTATGTTGCTAGACAACGCTTTCACAAAGAATTCTCCCAGCCAATTGAGAAGCTACCAGCTGACTCT GACTCCTCTAGCTCTGAGGTAGATTGCCCTCCAGGTTTTGGACCAGAAAGAATTTCCGCGGATATAGAAGCAAAATCACCATCAGTTTCTCAGCATTCTGAAAGAGAGGAATCGTCTAATAAGATACTGTCAAGCCATAATACTTCTTATGATGAAATGGGAGCCATCTTGGAATACGCAATGAATGATCTTCACTCTTCCTCAAAGTTGTCATTAGAACATCACTTTGAAATACTTGTGGATGAGGAAGTGAAAAAAGTAATTGATTTTCCTCAAAATGGTCCAATTAATGATGTAATTTTATTGAAGCCCTGTCCTCTGAGTCACACATACGTGCATGTGCGCACATACAATCGTCTGTGCGCCCACCAATTCTTTAGAAAAAAAACATTCTCATGGTGCTTTGTTTTGTTCTTTCTTGATATGTATGTACTATGTAATCATATTTTAATCTGTATAACCAAATCCTGGCAGGTTGCTTTCTGCTCGTCACCTACATGGTCAGATGACCACCTGGGTTCAGCTCAAAGTAAAAAGCATCCATTGCATCAAACTGTTGCTCTCAGTCATGAGGTTATCATGGAAAATGTGCCTAAGGTTGCATTTCAGAAACTGCTTATACATTCAGATGATCCGACTAATATTGAAGTAGATGAATTGTGCCCATGTCTATCTGAAGAAGATAGAGTAATAAATGGTCCACTAGACATTTCCAGGGTGCAATTTCTGAATTTGCCTGTACATCTCGAAAATGCTAGCAATGTAGCAGTTAGTGATGAATTGCAGCCTCCTAAATCTGAGGAATTGACTGAACATTGTGCTTTATCACCAATTTCTCAAGTAAATGCGTCAAAAGTAGACGAGCACACAAGGAGAACCTCTTTGCAGGTAGCACTGATGATAAGCCGGTTGAGAATATATGACTCTGTCATGAGAACATGGAGACCTTCATATTCTAATGATTTCATTGAAAAAGCTATAACAGTGGCATGTTCTTTGAGGAGTCATGAATTAGGAAACAAT GGATCTGCAGATTGCATGGATATAGAAAAATCTTATGGTGCTGGGAGATTCTCTGAAGCAACTTTACTAACCGGAAAATATGTATATTCTCGGAGGAGTAAATTGGGTTGTAAAAAGTCAGAACCATTTTTCAAGGCTCTGATTAAGGGAGAAGATCGTCATCCAAAACTAGCACCGACAAAATCAAAGAAAAGTCGCACACATAAAAAAGTAGTTCAGGCTGCACAAGTTGACACTATTGTTCCCAATTTAGAGAAAAAGGCCTCAAAACCTGACACTACTGTTCCTCATTTAGAGAAAAAGGGCTCAAAACCTGACACTACTGCTAGTGTACGTCGGGTAAAGGGATCAGCCCGTCATATTCGCAGACAGGCGTCCGATATAGTTATTTCTCCGCTTCAAG ATCTTTCAGGCAAGAAGACAGAGAATCCATCCCTTTCTACTAAGGACCACTATAACCTTGAGCAGATTACAAGTGCCTCAAAAGTACCAAAAT CAAATAAGCTCTCAAAACTTAAAAGGAAGAGTCTGAATAATCATTCACAACATTCTCGACCTGGTAAGGTCCAGAAACTAGCAAATGGCACTCCAAAAGAAGCCATGCCTAAACAAGTTGACGGGCACCAGACTAAGAGAATTAAGACTAGGACGCTGAGACCTTGTCCACAGTCTGATGGCTGTGCACGGACATCCATAAATGGGTGGGAATGGCGTAAATGGGCTTCTGAGGCTAGTCCAGCTGAAAGGGCTCATGTAAGAGGAAATCATATCCGTTCTCTCTATATTAGTTCTGAATGTAATGGAAATCATTCATCCAGTGTTAAGGGACTTTCTGCAAGAACAAACAGGGCCAAGTTGCGTAACCTTCTTGCTGCTGCAGAGGGTGCTGATCTTCTTAAAGCAACACAATTGAAG GCGAGGAAGAAACGGTTATGTTTCCAACGAAGTAAGATACATGACTGGGGTCTTGTTGCACTGGAGCCAATTGAGGCAGAGGACTTTGTTATTGAATATGTTGGAGAACTTATTCGCCGTAGT ATATCTGACATACGAGAGCGCCAATATGAAAAGATGGGAATTGGGAGCAGTTATCTTTTCAGATTAGATGACGGATATGTG GTTGATGCCACCAAACGTGGAGGGATTGCTAGATTTATAAACCATTCTTGTGAG CCTAATTGCTATACAAAGGTCATAAGTGTGGAGGGGCAGAAAAAGATCTTTATATACTCAAAGCGTCATATCACTACTGGCGAAGAACTCACATACAATTACAAGTTTCCATTAGAGGAGAAAAAGATACCTTGCAACTGTGGTTCTAAAAG GTGCTACTTATTTGATGTGAAGGCATGTTTGACCTGTTTAATTTATCATTGTTCTCAAG GTGCCGTGGCTCATTGA
- the LOC121762570 gene encoding histone-lysine N-methyltransferase ATXR7-like isoform X2: MSSEFNSNGDSAQVSGIHDAAAAFVSGWMYVNQNGQMCGPYIQQQLYEGISSGFLPGELPIYPIVNGNLLNAVPLSYFNQFPDHVATGFVYLNAKESTNDAHGSIPSNSDADESFPLTGDDESSWLFEDGEGKRQGPHSLNELYSWRQYGYMRDSVMVYHTENKFKPLNLASLLNTWRKVRIRAVTTYDDNGEGTGLALNLVSEISDEVCSQLHSGIMKTARKVLLDEIVMSIVSDSLAMKRTQKNPKIVPVIESVKSVSLDGRVLDTHMPKKNEWQPENPAEKDHAIWDEVEVEHTVDSEICYGGDTMKPPPSMKSIGSFENFCAAHTVVSRTLFYSCLEVMWNAICYDPVADYTSSWRRKRRWYDPGYVARQRFHKEFSQPIEKLPADSLVHKQDSSSSEVDCPPGFGPERISADIEAKSPSVSQHSEREESSNKILSSHNTSYDEMGAILEYAMNDLHSSSKLSLEHHFEILVDEEVKKVIDFPQNGPINDVILLKPCPLSHTYVHVRTYNRLCAHQFFRKKTFSWCFVLFFLDMYVLCNHILICITKSWQVAFCSSPTWSDDHLGSAQSKKHPLHQTVALSHEVIMENVPKVAFQKLLIHSDDPTNIEVDELCPCLSEEDRVINGPLDISRVQFLNLPVHLENASNVAVSDELQPPKSEELTEHCALSPISQVNASKVDEHTRRTSLQVALMISRLRIYDSVMRTWRPSYSNDFIEKAITVACSLRSHELGNNGSADCMDIEKSYGAGRFSEATLLTGKYVYSRRSKLGCKKSEPFFKALIKGEDRHPKLAPTKSKKSRTHKKVVQAAQVDTIVPNLEKKASKPDTTVPHLEKKGSKPDTTASVRRVKGSARHIRRQASDIVISPLQGKKTENPSLSTKDHYNLEQITSASKVPKSNKLSKLKRKSLNNHSQHSRPGKVQKLANGTPKEAMPKQVDGHQTKRIKTRTLRPCPQSDGCARTSINGWEWRKWASEASPAERAHVRGNHIRSLYISSECNGNHSSSVKGLSARTNRAKLRNLLAAAEGADLLKATQLKARKKRLCFQRSKIHDWGLVALEPIEAEDFVIEYVGELIRRSISDIRERQYEKMGIGSSYLFRLDDGYVVDATKRGGIARFINHSCEPNCYTKVISVEGQKKIFIYSKRHITTGEELTYNYKFPLEEKKIPCNCGSKRCYLFDVKACLTCLIYHCSQGAVAH; the protein is encoded by the exons ATGAGTAGCGAATTCAATTCGAATGGTGACAGCGCCCAAGTTTCGGGAATTCACGATGCTGCCGCCGCATTTGTGAGCGGGTGGATGTATGTGAATCAAAACGGGCAGATGTGTGGCCCTTATATTCAGCAACAGTTATACGAGGGTATAAGTTCTGGTTTCTTACCAGGGGAGCTCCCCATTTATCCGATTGTCAATGGGAATCTCCTCAATGCAGTGCCCCTCAGCTACTTTAACCAATTCCCCGACCACGTTGCCACTGGTTTTGTTTACTTGAATGCGAAGGAGTCTACGAATGATGCCCACGGCTCCATCCCGAGCAACAGTGATGCAGATGAAAGCTTTCCTTTG ACAGGAGATGATGAGTCTTCTTGGCTGTTTGAGGATGGTGAGGGTAAAAGACAGGGACCACACTCGCTTAATGAGCTTTATTCCTGGCGTCAGTATGGATATATGCGCGATTCTGTGATG GTGTATCATactgaaaataaatttaaaccCTTGAATTTGGCATCACTGCTGAACACCtggagaaaagttaggattAGAGCTGTCACCACGTATGATGATAATGGTGAAGGAACTGGCTTAGCACTGAACTTGGTGTCTGAGATTTCTGATGAAGTTTGTTCACAGCTTCACTCAGGAATTATGAAAACAGCCCGCAAAGTCTTACTTGATGAGATAGTTATGTCCATAGTTTCTGATTCTCTTGCCATGAAGAGAACTCAGAAGAATCCTAAGATTGTACCAGTCATTGAATCTGTGAAATCTGTTTCTTTAGATGGAAGAGTGTTAGATACTCACATGCCAAAGAAAAATGAGTGGCAGCCTGAAAACCCTGCCGAGAAGGACCATGCCATTTGGGATGAAGTAGAAGTAGAGCATACTGTTGATAGTGAAATATGTTATGGTGGTGACACCATGAAACCTCCTCCTAGCATGAAATCAATTGGAAGTTTCGAAAACTTTTGTGCTGCACATACAGTTGTTAGCAGGACGCTTTTTTATTCTTGCTTGGAAGTCATGTGGAATGCCATCTGTTATGATCCTGTAGCTGACTATACATCTTCTTGGCGAAGGAAAAGGCGCTGGTATGATCCTGGTTATGTTGCTAGACAACGCTTTCACAAAGAATTCTCCCAGCCAATTGAGAAGCTACCAGCTGACTCT CTAGTACACAAACAGGACTCCTCTAGCTCTGAGGTAGATTGCCCTCCAGGTTTTGGACCAGAAAGAATTTCCGCGGATATAGAAGCAAAATCACCATCAGTTTCTCAGCATTCTGAAAGAGAGGAATCGTCTAATAAGATACTGTCAAGCCATAATACTTCTTATGATGAAATGGGAGCCATCTTGGAATACGCAATGAATGATCTTCACTCTTCCTCAAAGTTGTCATTAGAACATCACTTTGAAATACTTGTGGATGAGGAAGTGAAAAAAGTAATTGATTTTCCTCAAAATGGTCCAATTAATGATGTAATTTTATTGAAGCCCTGTCCTCTGAGTCACACATACGTGCATGTGCGCACATACAATCGTCTGTGCGCCCACCAATTCTTTAGAAAAAAAACATTCTCATGGTGCTTTGTTTTGTTCTTTCTTGATATGTATGTACTATGTAATCATATTTTAATCTGTATAACCAAATCCTGGCAGGTTGCTTTCTGCTCGTCACCTACATGGTCAGATGACCACCTGGGTTCAGCTCAAAGTAAAAAGCATCCATTGCATCAAACTGTTGCTCTCAGTCATGAGGTTATCATGGAAAATGTGCCTAAGGTTGCATTTCAGAAACTGCTTATACATTCAGATGATCCGACTAATATTGAAGTAGATGAATTGTGCCCATGTCTATCTGAAGAAGATAGAGTAATAAATGGTCCACTAGACATTTCCAGGGTGCAATTTCTGAATTTGCCTGTACATCTCGAAAATGCTAGCAATGTAGCAGTTAGTGATGAATTGCAGCCTCCTAAATCTGAGGAATTGACTGAACATTGTGCTTTATCACCAATTTCTCAAGTAAATGCGTCAAAAGTAGACGAGCACACAAGGAGAACCTCTTTGCAGGTAGCACTGATGATAAGCCGGTTGAGAATATATGACTCTGTCATGAGAACATGGAGACCTTCATATTCTAATGATTTCATTGAAAAAGCTATAACAGTGGCATGTTCTTTGAGGAGTCATGAATTAGGAAACAAT GGATCTGCAGATTGCATGGATATAGAAAAATCTTATGGTGCTGGGAGATTCTCTGAAGCAACTTTACTAACCGGAAAATATGTATATTCTCGGAGGAGTAAATTGGGTTGTAAAAAGTCAGAACCATTTTTCAAGGCTCTGATTAAGGGAGAAGATCGTCATCCAAAACTAGCACCGACAAAATCAAAGAAAAGTCGCACACATAAAAAAGTAGTTCAGGCTGCACAAGTTGACACTATTGTTCCCAATTTAGAGAAAAAGGCCTCAAAACCTGACACTACTGTTCCTCATTTAGAGAAAAAGGGCTCAAAACCTGACACTACTGCTAGTGTACGTCGGGTAAAGGGATCAGCCCGTCATATTCGCAGACAGGCGTCCGATATAGTTATTTCTCCGCTTCAAG GCAAGAAGACAGAGAATCCATCCCTTTCTACTAAGGACCACTATAACCTTGAGCAGATTACAAGTGCCTCAAAAGTACCAAAAT CAAATAAGCTCTCAAAACTTAAAAGGAAGAGTCTGAATAATCATTCACAACATTCTCGACCTGGTAAGGTCCAGAAACTAGCAAATGGCACTCCAAAAGAAGCCATGCCTAAACAAGTTGACGGGCACCAGACTAAGAGAATTAAGACTAGGACGCTGAGACCTTGTCCACAGTCTGATGGCTGTGCACGGACATCCATAAATGGGTGGGAATGGCGTAAATGGGCTTCTGAGGCTAGTCCAGCTGAAAGGGCTCATGTAAGAGGAAATCATATCCGTTCTCTCTATATTAGTTCTGAATGTAATGGAAATCATTCATCCAGTGTTAAGGGACTTTCTGCAAGAACAAACAGGGCCAAGTTGCGTAACCTTCTTGCTGCTGCAGAGGGTGCTGATCTTCTTAAAGCAACACAATTGAAG GCGAGGAAGAAACGGTTATGTTTCCAACGAAGTAAGATACATGACTGGGGTCTTGTTGCACTGGAGCCAATTGAGGCAGAGGACTTTGTTATTGAATATGTTGGAGAACTTATTCGCCGTAGT ATATCTGACATACGAGAGCGCCAATATGAAAAGATGGGAATTGGGAGCAGTTATCTTTTCAGATTAGATGACGGATATGTG GTTGATGCCACCAAACGTGGAGGGATTGCTAGATTTATAAACCATTCTTGTGAG CCTAATTGCTATACAAAGGTCATAAGTGTGGAGGGGCAGAAAAAGATCTTTATATACTCAAAGCGTCATATCACTACTGGCGAAGAACTCACATACAATTACAAGTTTCCATTAGAGGAGAAAAAGATACCTTGCAACTGTGGTTCTAAAAG GTGCTACTTATTTGATGTGAAGGCATGTTTGACCTGTTTAATTTATCATTGTTCTCAAG GTGCCGTGGCTCATTGA